The genomic segment TGCAAAAATGAAATATTAACAACACCTAAATTGCATAAATCGTATTTTAATATATTATGCACATGAAAATATATAGGGATATAGACATACTAGGATACTGAATTGTTATTTTTAAAATGTGCTTTATAATAATAATATATTAGAGTAACTAGATATTGGCAACTATCTTAATGTTTATGTGGAGCTTATCATATTTAAGCATAAAGGTTATATCAGAAGAGGTAGAGCCAACATTATCGGCATTTTATAGATTTATGTTAGCTGCAATAATTTTATTTATAACATTAAAAGTGAAATTCCATAAGGAAAAAGTTTTAAAAGAGGAGAAGTTTAAATTTGCCTTGGGTGGTCTCTTTGGAGTAACACTATATTTTATATTTGAGAATAGGAGACTTGATGACTCTTGGAGCAGTATTTTCTTGGATGATTTACAACATTGTTTGTAGTAGTTTTAAAGGGAATTATAAAGTTATAACTATAAATACTTATGAAATTATGTAGGGGTAATTATTATAACCTACTATTAGAAAAAGCGCATAGCGCTAATTTTTTGAAAAGACAACTAATGTTCATCAGGAAATATCGCATTTATAACGTTTATGATGGTTTCATTACAA from the Clostridium sp. CM027 genome contains:
- a CDS encoding EamA family transporter — encoded protein: MATILMFMWSLSYLSIKVISEEVEPTLSAFYRFMLAAIILFITLKVKFHKEKVLKEEKFKFALGGLFGVTLYFIFENRRLDDSWSSIFLDDLQHCL